Proteins co-encoded in one Theileria equi strain WA chromosome 3, complete sequence genomic window:
- a CDS encoding hypothetical protein (encoded by transcript BEWA_007510A) — protein sequence MIKMNTSDRYSRLSHQIFASSLRNEEALNYNNYEVESVKYTKWVNKVMQRLLSNNRVDLMKMMELDKLHECELDFLKSAVSYLSYVSGLYHTEERKSLSLLKRWAGYPITEDLNAVDSAKEIYISRAIFKNTLLKLFINKTRDYRVVQMKEFLNGHPPTSAIEMYNNTTEKIKHADISSVSPRVYQECTGVKSSPTKNTRFVPKYEYSPKTTIGRLKQILDTPDTPKDFYNLEICENEFKTSKKAVTPHVDLEYKTSHIKTDISKEYPKYIMQTSKNIDPSIYYIKPNSIF from the coding sequence ATGATTAAGATGAACACTTCTGATAGGTATAGTCGTTTGAGTCACCAAATATTTGCATCATCCCTACGAAATGAAGAAGCGCTAAACTATAATAATTATGAAGTGGAATCGGTAAAGTATACGAAATGGGTAAACAAAGTAATGCAGAGGTTATTGTCCAACAATAGGGTTGACCTcatgaagatgatggaacTGGACAAATTGCACGAATGTGAGCTGGATTTTCTCAAATCAGCAGTTTCATACTTATCGTATGTATCTGGACTGTACCATACAGAAGAACGTAAATCGTTATCCCTACTCAAAAGATGGGCTGGGTATCCAATAACTGAGGATCTAAACGCAGTGGATTCCGCTAAAGAAATATACATTAGCAGAGCTATATTCAAAAATACACTGTTGAAATTATTCATAAATAAGACTAGAGATTATAGAGTTGTGCAAATGAAGGAATTTTTGAATGGACACCCACCTACGTCGGCGATAGAAATGTATAATAATACAACTGAGAAAATAAAGCATGCAGATATATCTAGTGTCAGTCCTAGAGTCTATCAAGAATGTACAGGGGTGAAGTCAAGTCCGAccaaaaatacaagattTGTACCAAAGTATGAATACTCTCCAAAAACTACCATTGGAAGATTAAAACAAATCCTAGACACACCAGACACCCCTAAAGATTTTTATAATCTGGAAATATGTGAAAATGAATTTAAAACCAGTAAAAAGGCTGTAACACCACATGTGgatttggaatataaaaCCTCGCATATCAAGACTGATATCAGTAAAGAATACCCAAAGTATATCATGCAAACTAGCAAAAACATTGACCCAAGTATATACTATATCAAGCCAAATAGCATTTTCTAA
- a CDS encoding leucine aminopeptidase, putative (encoded by transcript BEWA_007520A) yields MASDFPTTQSPEGLVNVAFQNVAAFDWTALHLSPSNNAVIHLSFSSEVESKGDEYDLKSLGYFPSAHIPVDSPLLLLARTHKFSAGLGDKLEHITVNSSGTFTLDLVLGCGKNSEFLLSDLYTLTKGVAEVLTKYKISKAAFVLEHMESEFIEGLLTGTFVNLSVDNRFKKDAKHEYYLKDVLVFHSDKDVEHTEERSKVFSSAMHLTRELVTAPPNYANTVSISTFIKKHFEELGLEVKVLEKDECEKLGMGAYLAVSQGSKYPPKFIHATYKGEGPIKKKIALVGKGIMFDAGGYNMKSAASEIHLMKFDMGGMATVFGAAKAIAGLGPKGLEVHFVSATCENMVDANSYRPGDIITASDGKTIEVTNTDAEGRLTLADALCYAGKLDVDVILDIATLTGAQIIALGYNYSAFFASSDELAEVFAKSVKLSGELSWRMPLAKEYRDSLKSKVADLANHSPEVKAGTIGAALFLQEFVKKPWVHVDIAGPAFDKSTGRGTGYFVRTLTNFVLELARTS; encoded by the exons ATGGCTTCTGATTTTCCAACTACTCAATCCCCAGAGGGTCTGGTAAATGTTGCCTTTCAAAACGTGGCAGCCTTCGATTGGACTGCCCTTCACCTTTCTCCATCCAATAACGCAGTCATTCATTTGTCATTTTCGAGCGAGGTAGAATCTAAAGGTGATGAGTATGACCTAAAGTCACTTGGATATTTTCCTTCTGCACACATTCCAGTGGATTCTCCTCTACTTTTGCTCGCCAGGACTCACAAATTCTCAGCTGGTTTGGG TGATAAATTGGAGCATATAACTGTGAATTCGTCCGGAACATTCACTCTGGACCTGGTGCTTGGGTGTGGAAAGAATAGCGAATTTTTACTCTCAGATCTCTATACTCTAACAAAAGGTGTGGCAGAAGTTCTAACCAAGTACAAGATTTCCAAGGCTGCCTTTGTCCTAGAACATATGGAGAGTGAGTTCATAGAGGGTTTACTCACCGGAACTTTTGTTAACTTGAGTGTTGATAACAGGTTCAAGAAAGACGCCAAGCATGAATATTATCTCAAGGACGTCCTCGTATTTCACTCTGACAAGGACGTTGAACACACTGAAGAG AGATCCAAAGTATTTTCATCAGCCATGCACCTCACAAGGGAGCTCGTTACAGCACCTCCAAATTATGCTAATACAGTCTCCATCTCAACTTTCATCAAGAAACACTTTGAGGAACTTGGGCTGGAGGTCAAAGTCTTAGAAAAGGACGAGTGTGAGAAACTAGGAATGGGAGCATATTTGGCGGTTTCACAAGGAAGCAAATATCCTCCAAAGTTCATCCATGCAACTTATAAGGGTGAAGGTCCAATTAAGAAGAAGATTGCCCTCGTAGGAAAGGGTATCATGTTTGATGCTGGAGGCTACAACATGAAGAGTGCTGCCTCTGAAATACATTTGATGAAATTCGATATGGGCGGGATGGCTACAGTATTTGGAGCAGCTAAGGCCATAGCTGGGTTGGGACCAAAGGGTTTAGAGGTTCATTTTGTATCTGCAACCTGTGAAAACATGGTCGACGCAAATTCCTACAGACCCGGTGATATTATCACCGCCTCCGATGGAAAGACCATAGAAGTTACAAATACTGATGCTGAGGGTCGTCTGACTCTTGCTGATGCATTATGTTATGCTGGAAAATTGGATGTTGATGTCATTCTAGATATTGCTACTCTGACTGGTGCGCAAATTATTGCACTCG GCTACAACTATTCTGCGTTCTTTGCATCTAGTGATGAACTTGCCGAAGTATTTGCTAAATCAGTAAAACTATCAGGTGAACTATCCTGGAGAATGCCATTAGCAAAGGAGTACAGAGATAGTCTCAAATCAAAAGTTGCAGATCTTGCCAACCATAGCCCTGAAGTAAAGGCTGGTACAATAGGCGCTGCTCTATTTTTGCAAGAATTTGTAAAG AAACCCTGGGTACATGTCGATATCGCCGGCCCTGCATTCGACAAGTCAACTGGAAGGGGTACGGGATACTTTGTTAGAACTCTGACAAATTTCGTCCTGGAGCTCGCAAGGACATCATAA
- a CDS encoding hypothetical protein (encoded by transcript BEWA_007530A), whose product MMGDTQMNMMNDHQSYDDVRNIPPLPSNPMSIFGIPQVPMGMQGIPPPPGMGMEGHMDVNKDIMMFNSEGMPGVINMFPPIPQQNPLCSQPPMVPHTMNVQPTSIPLENSIDHYMAAEIASIIHTMSTSQLVYILASLKKFSKAAPSEARRFLINNPQLTYALLHSQFLLDEIDKTVLPLNKIDTEIAQINKLERTSHLEGSQANDHYSEDMAIEENINTTPSVPSTNQIPPTSTSLSEEYDPYQFNDPDVIGFRPNVQPIVTSAKVETPPRGNIPSIEDLMSQGVHPASAVLVEEVLKNTEILTNIQRATLAEMESWPKEQKQQVLAIKVALHLRGIAVNL is encoded by the exons ATG ATGGGCGATACACagatgaatatgatgaacGATCATCAATCTTATGACGATGTTCGAAATATCCCTCCGTTACCTTCTAATCCTATGAGTATATTCGGGATACCTCAAGTTCCAATGGGTATGCAAGGCATCCCTCCTCCACCAG GAATGGGTATGGAAGGTCATATGGATGTTAACAAAGATATAATGATGTTTAATAGTGAAGGGATGCCTGGTGTTATTAACATGTTTCCCCCAATTCCACAACAGAATCCACTTTGTTCACAACCCCCAATGGTTCCTCATACAATGAACGTTCAACCCACATCCATACCCTTGGAGAATAGTATTGACCATTATATGGCAGCAGAAATTGCCTCCATCATTCATACAATGTCAACATCACAACTTGTCTATATTCTTGCATCATTAAAGAAATTTTCTAAAGCTGCTCCATCAGAGGCCAGAAGGTTTTTGATAAACAATCCACAACTCACTTATGCTTTGTTACATTCACAATTTCTCCTGGATGAAATTGATAAAACAGTTTTGCCATTGAACAAAATAGATACAGAAATTGCACAAATAAATAAGCTAGAACGCACG aGCCACCTAGAAGGAAGCCAAGCCAATGATCACTATTCTGAAGACATGGCAATTGAAGAAAACATAAATACAACCCCCTCCGTTCCATCTACCAATCAAATACCCCCGACGTCTACTTCATTATCGGAG GAATATGACCCTTATCAATTTAATGATCCAGATGTAATCGGCTTCAGGCCTAATGTGCAACCTATAGTAACCAGTGCTAAGGTTGAAACACCGCCTAGGGGAAACATTCCAAGCATTGAGGATCTGATGAGTCAAGGAGTACACCCAGCTTCGGCAGTTCTGGTAGAAGAGGTGTTGAAAAACACTGAAATACTGACGAA CATACAAAGGGCTACACTGGCTGAAATGGAATCCTGGCCAAaagaacagaaacaacAAGTTTTGGCTATCAAAGTG GCATTACACCTAAGAGGGATCGCAgtaaatttataa
- a CDS encoding hypothetical protein (encoded by transcript BEWA_007540A), which produces MGKIDWYQDEHSITIILYYENIVKESIQYSLNDRNLQIQFFDSSDNSSQSIPLILSSHVETPDLSLDNFKITTTSKTVEFKFRKVSPGFWHTLEEQSEKTFESKHKGRIPNDKFSDKYFETELKEENDVAPEEKFLKLLQEIYSGGDDNTKRAMIKSFTTSSGQVLSTNWEDMKDD; this is translated from the exons ATGGGCAA AATTGATTGGTACCAAGATGAACATTCGATAACTATTATATTAtattatgagaatattGTCAAGGAATCCATTCAATACAGTTTAAATGATAGAAATCTCCAAATCCAATTCTTTGATTCATCCG ACAATTCATCGCAAAGTATTCCTCTAATTCTTTCATCTCATGTGGAGACTCCCGATTTGTCACTGGACAATTTCAAAATAACAACGACCAGT AAAACAGTCGAATTTAAATTTAGAAAAGTCTCTC CTGGGTTTTGGCACACACTTGAGGAACAGTCTGAGAAAACGTTCGAATCCAAACACAAAGGGAGAATACCAAATGATAAG TTTAGTGATAAATATTTCGAAACTGAGTTAAAAGAGGAGAATGATGTCGCCCCGGAAGAGAAGTTTTTAAAGTTGTTGCAAGAAATCTATTCTGGCGGTGATGATAATACCAAGCGCGCTATGATAAAATCGTTT ACTACTTCTTCTGGGCAAGTTCTATCCACAAATTGGGAAGATATGAAAGATGATTGA
- a CDS encoding hypothetical protein (encoded by transcript BEWA_007550A) codes for MQDNETSLLADDPALQFGGSVSSIVKDASSSIQDISDISKQSDNPAKELINELKSIPPPRITRSEVREGSNESKHKSNINLCQRDYTIPCPLGFTHEYIDNKHHCNPPVGYSGPCLGQDIVYTTMDAVEKRELSKNCLFNWPCINCKRKYSTYCPDEWELENGLLLLL; via the exons ATGCAGGATAATGAAACATCTTTGTTGGCCGACGATCCTGCTCTCCAATTTGGAGGTTCTGTATCATCCATAGTTAAAGACGCTTCATCATCAATACAAGATATCTCTGATATAAGTAAACAGTCGGATAATCCTGCTAAAGAG CTTATCAATGAACTTAAAAGCATTCCACCGCCTAGAATAACAAGATCGG AAGTAAGAGAAGGTTCAAACGAATCAAAACATAAAAGCAATATAAATCTCTGTCAAAGAGATTATACTATACCGTGCCCCCTG GGATTCACTCACGAATATATTGATAACAAACATCACTGTAATCCACCTGTAGGTTATTCAG GTCCTTGTTTGGGTCAAGACATAGTATATACGACAATGGATGCAGTGGAAAAAAGGGAGTTATCTAAGAATTGTCTATTCAATTGGCCTTGTATAAACTGTAAAAGAAAATATTCGACATACTGTCCAG ATGAGTGGGAGCTTGAAAATGGTTTATTACTGTTATTATAA